A stretch of Besnoitia besnoiti strain Bb-Ger1 chromosome V, whole genome shotgun sequence DNA encodes these proteins:
- a CDS encoding hypothetical protein (encoded by transcript BESB_058290): MGASLSTERRTQLLSAVTVATAAAAVWWLTSRDGWTAKAGGQSGSCEISEKETEAAMKEICEEFHAVFTELAQVSRSVISAMQDQGFQKPVPREQVEAMLMQQMFRERLNAAESAVLARRRLSKESLERACGAYREKNDTIGLYLDGLKAMYRDAVDGVLPLLPGATLPEGLTEDNILVVLEQIHKAKHARFKEVLGNTDSESLSPASPLTRQLQECNRKAEEEVLAKGEHARLSSKMLLHAVAVFSRRPQFKLKKQLLDEMHTETIMGLMSKRKKTGVAPPKAAADTCIVAALHPKVEETNSEELLLRLQSCADSGAGVVCLVVRGEEGNHEEVQLGVAADTTEAKEIPHSRGGILSLRQLDEFCRAVDDMDHPDISFVYVVHPEARRVETDEIKTAAARAEEDGAAYLFFKGSALHTAAATLQDLVQAVRLEQKIGSAGRPREATKDEEGGGDGSHSAPGDTSGESALPTTQGVSSNSGDAEEALPSVDSPGASCPASEGIHIDGVALDGGATGAGEKKASAGLGSMAPQGS; this comes from the exons ATGGGAGCCTCACTTTCAACGGAGCGACGCACACAGCTGCTCTCTGCAGTTACTGTCGccacagcagctgccgcggtgTGGTGGCTGACGAGTCGGGATGGGTGGACTGCCAAAGCAGGCGGCCAGTCGGGTTCATGCGAGATCTCTGAGAAAGAAACCGAGGCCGCTATGAAGGAGATCTGCGAGGAGTTCCATGCAGTCTTCACAGAGCTCGCTCA GGTGTCAAGAAGCGTAATCAGCGCTATGCAAGACCAGGGTTTCCAAAAGCCCGTCCCGCGGGAACAG GTGGAAGCCATGCTTATGCAGCAGATGTTCCGAGAGCGGCTTAACGCTGCAGAGTCTGCGGTACTCGCCAGGCGGCGACTTTCGAAAGAATCTCTCgaacgcgcatgcggcgcgtaTAGAGAAAAG AATGACACCATCGGTCTCTACTTGGACGGTTTGAAGGCTATGTATAGAGACGCGGTTGATGGAGTGCTTCCGCTGCTCCCAGGAGCAACGTTGCCAGAGGGACTCACGGAAGACAACATTCTTGTCGTTCTAGAACAGATCCACAAGGCCAAGCATGCTCGCTTCAAGGAGGTTCTGGGCAACACTGACTCTG agtcgctctctcccgcctcgcctctcacGAGACAGCTGCAGGAATGCAACaggaaggcagaggaggaagtgcTGGCAAAGGGAGAGCATGCAAGATTGTCATCCAAGATGCTTCTCCACGCGGTGGCAGTCTTCTCACGCCGGCCTCAATTCAAACTCAAG AAGCAACTGCTCGACGAGATGCACACGGAGACTATTATGGGACTCATGAGCAAGCGAAAGAAGACAGGCGTGGCTccgccgaaggcggcggcagatACCTGCATAGTGGCGGCTTTGCACCCGAAAGTGGAAGAG ACGAATTCTGAggagcttcttctccgcctgcagagctGTGCCGACTCCGGCGCGGGGGTCGTGTGTTTGGTCgtgcgcggagaagaaggaaatcATGAAGAAGTTCAGCTGGGAGTGGCAGCCGACACAACAGAGGCCAAGGAGATCCCCCATAGCCGAGGCGGTATTCTGTCTTTGAGACAGCTCGACGAGTTTTGCAGGGCTGTTGACGACATGGATCATCCGGATATCTCGTTTGTATACGTCGTGCACCCAGAGGCTCGTCGCGTGGAAACAG ATGAGATAAAaacagcggctgcgcgagctgaagaagacggcgcagcTTACTTGTTTTTCAAAGGCTCGGCTCTCCAC acggcagcggcgacacTGCAAGACCTTGTGCAAGCAGTCCGCCTGGAGCAGAAGATAGGTTCGGCGGGCCGCCCTCGCGAAGCAACCAAAGACGAGGAGGGTGGGGGAGACGGTTCGCACTCGGCTCCCGGCGACACTTCTGGTGAAAGTGCCTTGCCGACGACACAAGGCGTATCATCCAATTCAGGGGATGCCGAGGAGGCCCTGCCCTCGGTTGACTCGCCGGGCGCGTCTTGCCCCGCCAGCGAAGGGATCCACATCGACGGAGTTGCGTTGGACGGAGGGGCAACTGGggcaggcgagaagaaagcatCTGCGGGTTTGGGGAGTATGGCGCCCCAAGGCTCTTGA